The window ACAACTTTCCAGGACCATGGCCGATTATCCGCACATTATACATCAAAAAAGCAATCCCCGCCGCATCGGCAGGGATTGCTGCATTCGCTCTGTATCAATAGTGGTAAGTGGAGTGAAAAAAATCAATCACAGGACGATTGTCATCAATTAGGCAGTATGGTGGACAGCACAGCGGTTCGGGCCGATTTCAAGTTCTTGCTGCTTCTCGGTATCGGCATCCATTTCCCCGCGGTTGATTGCAACGATTTCTTCGAAGTTCGGCGGTGTTTCAGTGCTTGCGGAAGCCGCAACATGATCGACGAACTCATCTTCTGATTTATTCATCATGATTTCGTTGCGCTCACGGATATGGCCAAGCGATTCGCCGATATATCCTTCGCTGTTCACTTCTTCATCAAAGTCGGCATAGTGGGCAGGAAGCACGATGACTTCATCACCGATCTCAGAAACTTTCTCATAAACTGTTTCGTAAAGATCTTTTGCCCATTCGCGCACTTTTCCGCCGAGGTCCGGACGTCCAAGCCCGCTTACAAAAATCGTATCACCTGAGAAAAGGACTTTATCATTTACGAAGAATGATACACTTCCTGGTGTATGTCCTGGTGTTTTAACTGCAAGAACTTCAAGCTTGACGTTTTCAAATTCGATTTTGTCATGGTTTTCAAGCGCTTCGAAGTCGAATTTCGCGCCTTCGCTCTTCATGAGATAGTATTTCGCGCCGGTGTCTTCCGCAAGCTCGCGGCCGCCGGAAATATGGTCGGCATGAAGGTGTGAATCGACAATATGCGTAATTTTCACATTATCAGCTGCAGCCGCTTCTTTATATTCTTCTGTGAAACGGGCCGGGTCGACAACGACTGCTTCATCGCCGGATACGACCATGTAAGAAAGGCAGCCTTTGCCTACACGGACAAACTGGTACACCTTGATGTCATCATCTTGATACACTTCTGTCTTGTACAGATATTCGCTCCATGATTTCATGCCGCCTTCAAGGAACCTCGTATCAAGTCCCTCTTCGCTGACCATTTCCGCTACCATTTTCGAAGATCCTTCTTTTGCGCAGACAACGACGATTTCCTTGTCTTTTGGAAGCTTATCCATTACTTCCTCTACTCCATCAATCAATTCGAAGTATGGGATATTCAAGTAATCAAGCTTTTGTCCTTCAACTTTCCAATCGCTGAAATCAGACTCATTGCGGACGTCAAAGATGAACAATTCTTCACCGCTGTTGATCTTGTCAAAAAGTTCTCCTGCTTTAATTGATTTTACACTCATGTTTACATTTCCCCCTTGAAATATTGTTTGACCAAACTTTCCCCCAAAAGATTTGGCTTTACTTAATTAATTCAGGTCCCCTGTCCAGGACATAAGGCCGCCTTCCATGTTCTTCACCTTGTAACCTCTGCTTTCAAGAAGCTGTGAGCCAAGCGAGCTGCGGTTTCCTGACCTGCAAACGACAATATATTCTTTTCCTTTGTCCAATTGATCCAGGCTCTGCAGTAAGAAGCCGAGCGGGATATTTATGGAACCAGGAATTTTTCCTGCAGCGAACTCATAAGGTTCGCGTACATCCAAGATGTTCAATCCTTCTGTTTTATGAAGCTCATTTACTGATGTCGGTGTAATATCCATTACTGGCATTTCCTTCAATCCTCTCTGAATTCGTATAATATTTTTATGTTTTTAAACTCGCTGGCCCTGCCAGGCACTCATGCCGCCTCTGACATTGGCCACTTTCTCAAAACCTAACTTTTTCAGTTTTTTCGATG of the Bacillus marinisedimentorum genome contains:
- a CDS encoding MBL fold metallo-hydrolase, which translates into the protein MSVKSIKAGELFDKINSGEELFIFDVRNESDFSDWKVEGQKLDYLNIPYFELIDGVEEVMDKLPKDKEIVVVCAKEGSSKMVAEMVSEEGLDTRFLEGGMKSWSEYLYKTEVYQDDDIKVYQFVRVGKGCLSYMVVSGDEAVVVDPARFTEEYKEAAAADNVKITHIVDSHLHADHISGGRELAEDTGAKYYLMKSEGAKFDFEALENHDKIEFENVKLEVLAVKTPGHTPGSVSFFVNDKVLFSGDTIFVSGLGRPDLGGKVREWAKDLYETVYEKVSEIGDEVIVLPAHYADFDEEVNSEGYIGESLGHIRERNEIMMNKSEDEFVDHVAASASTETPPNFEEIVAINRGEMDADTEKQQELEIGPNRCAVHHTA
- a CDS encoding rhodanese-like domain-containing protein, which produces MPVMDITPTSVNELHKTEGLNILDVREPYEFAAGKIPGSINIPLGFLLQSLDQLDKGKEYIVVCRSGNRSSLGSQLLESRGYKVKNMEGGLMSWTGDLN